In one window of Dokdonia sp. PRO95 DNA:
- the lptC gene encoding LPS export ABC transporter periplasmic protein LptC, with product MYFQHRHILKFLVTAFAVTLFLSCGDKGEEIRKMSIKSDGPVTEGRGINLKYTDSGKVTAHLKTPYIKNYANSSFPYEEFPEGVEVIFIDDNKENVITSDYAIRYKSTNLIDLQRNVTLVTSDSITLKAEQLYWDQTNNWIFTDQPYTIITKDGSRNDGDLFDSNEDFTNFVSLNNVSKQYVKENNEDL from the coding sequence ATGTACTTCCAACATAGACATATATTAAAATTCTTAGTCACGGCTTTTGCCGTGACTTTGTTTTTAAGTTGTGGTGATAAAGGAGAGGAGATACGTAAAATGAGTATCAAGTCTGATGGGCCTGTTACAGAAGGAAGAGGTATCAATCTAAAGTATACAGACTCTGGAAAAGTTACAGCTCACCTTAAAACTCCATACATTAAGAATTATGCAAACTCTTCTTTTCCATATGAGGAGTTTCCAGAAGGTGTTGAGGTTATCTTTATAGATGATAACAAGGAGAATGTTATTACCTCAGATTATGCCATACGTTACAAATCCACAAATCTTATAGACTTGCAGCGCAACGTGACACTTGTAACTAGTGATTCTATTACACTCAAAGCAGAGCAGCTTTATTGGGATCAAACTAATAATTGGATTTTTACAGATCAACCCTATACCATTATAACAAAAGATGGTTCTCGCAATGATGGAGACCTTTTTGATTCTAATGAAGACTTTACAAATTTTGTATCTTTAAACAACGTAAGTAAACAATACGTTAAAGAAAATAATGAAGACTTATGA
- a CDS encoding SusC/RagA family TonB-linked outer membrane protein — protein sequence MKSFYLSMLLLFTASLYAQTTVTGTVTSAEDNTTIPFVNVLVEGTNQGTITDENGVYTITIPTDASVLKFSSLGYSSQLITVAGRTQIDVALSISQEGLDEVVVTALGVKRNTRELGYTIQTINAKDIDEVKSVNFLDNLSGKLAGVTITQGATGVGSSSRISIRGEASFSNNNPLFVVDGVPINNNTVFNFTNEAAAGFQEVDFGNGAMEVNPDDIASVSVLKGPSAAALYGTRASNGVIVIETKDGSKKKGLGISINSSIFFDSAFQLPDFQNEYGQGQGGVFEYVDGLGSGISDDITYSWGPRLDIGNLIPQFDSPVTLADGTVVRGGDTALYNGLAITPTEFRSNPDNLKDFYDTGVTTINNVSVSSGFDKGDFRISFTDLRSESIIPGVNLDRQTIATKLNFKPTDKTKIKASISYVNSGSDNRPSNGYGSENVNYSLVAWGPRSLNIDSLRDYWQPGLEGVQQYSFNYTFFDNPFFILQENRNSFNRDRVFGNIALTQSLAKNLDLTIRTGMDYSSEKRQFLRNFSSNRFSNGAYAEHDVLYREINTDFLLNYDNTFGDFSVDISLGGNRLSQMASTKQIQTINLAQPGIFSLNNAASPIEAFGFESEKRINSFYGVAKLGYKNFLYLDITGRNDWSSALATPFSADNTSFFYPSASLSFIGSNIWDLPEVVSYLQLRASVAQVGNDTNPFQTSGAFISQTPFEGQPTSSAQNFIPNPNLKPEFTTSYEVGTDARFFRNRLNIDFTYYNTLTEDQIVSLPIAISSGFNQQVVNGGAVRTTGIEVIASITPIVNENFKWNTTLNFSTNKSVVESIPQSGGRLTLGFSRIYDSANQTVFFQVEEGGEVGDIYGTGYLRNDNGEFIIDDEGGFIEDNNLKKLGNYTPDFNLGWNNEFRFKQWNASFLLDWRQGGEIVSRTRALGNVGGQLAETSFRPEDGIIAQGVVNTGTAANPNFTPNTTAVTAENYYRQFYNRNHEENNIYDASFLKLRQFSVGYSFKLKEGFIGLKEGIDVDLSVIGRNLFAITENPHFDPEQLAVQGQGFVSGVEDLSYATTRSFGFKAGFNF from the coding sequence ATGAAATCATTTTATCTTAGTATGCTCTTGCTTTTTACAGCAAGTTTGTATGCTCAAACTACCGTTACCGGAACCGTCACAAGCGCAGAAGATAACACTACAATACCTTTTGTAAATGTCCTTGTAGAAGGCACAAATCAAGGAACCATTACAGACGAAAATGGTGTTTACACCATTACCATACCTACGGATGCATCCGTTTTAAAATTCTCTTCGCTCGGTTATAGCTCACAATTAATTACTGTAGCTGGCAGAACGCAAATAGACGTTGCTCTTAGCATTTCTCAAGAAGGACTTGACGAAGTGGTAGTTACCGCTCTAGGCGTAAAACGCAACACAAGAGAACTAGGATATACAATACAAACCATAAATGCAAAAGATATAGACGAGGTAAAGTCTGTAAACTTTCTAGACAACCTTTCTGGTAAGCTTGCTGGTGTTACTATCACTCAAGGAGCCACGGGTGTAGGATCTTCATCACGTATAAGTATACGTGGAGAAGCTTCGTTTTCTAATAACAATCCGTTGTTTGTAGTAGACGGTGTACCTATTAACAACAACACTGTTTTTAACTTCACAAATGAAGCAGCCGCAGGTTTTCAAGAGGTAGATTTTGGAAACGGCGCGATGGAAGTAAATCCAGATGACATTGCTTCTGTTTCTGTACTTAAAGGCCCAAGTGCAGCAGCACTATACGGTACGCGTGCGTCAAATGGAGTCATTGTTATAGAAACTAAAGATGGTAGCAAGAAAAAAGGACTTGGTATAAGCATTAACTCTTCTATCTTTTTTGACAGTGCTTTCCAACTTCCAGATTTTCAAAACGAGTACGGACAAGGACAAGGTGGCGTTTTTGAATATGTAGATGGTCTAGGTAGTGGTATTTCTGATGATATAACCTATTCATGGGGGCCACGCCTAGATATTGGCAATTTAATACCACAATTTGATAGTCCGGTGACACTCGCAGATGGAACTGTTGTGCGTGGGGGAGATACCGCGCTATACAATGGACTTGCCATCACTCCTACTGAATTTAGATCAAACCCAGACAACCTAAAAGACTTTTATGACACTGGAGTCACCACCATAAATAACGTATCTGTCTCTAGCGGATTTGACAAAGGAGATTTCCGTATATCGTTTACAGACCTACGTAGTGAGTCTATCATCCCTGGTGTGAACTTAGATAGACAAACCATCGCGACTAAACTCAACTTTAAGCCAACAGACAAAACTAAAATCAAGGCGAGCATTAGCTATGTAAACTCTGGTAGTGATAACCGCCCATCAAACGGATACGGAAGTGAGAATGTAAATTACTCACTCGTAGCCTGGGGACCTCGTTCTCTTAATATAGACAGCCTACGTGATTACTGGCAGCCAGGTTTAGAAGGCGTGCAGCAGTATTCTTTTAATTACACCTTCTTTGATAATCCGTTTTTTATTTTACAAGAAAACAGAAACTCTTTTAACCGTGATCGTGTTTTTGGAAACATAGCACTCACGCAGAGCCTTGCAAAAAATCTAGACCTTACCATACGTACAGGGATGGACTACAGCAGTGAGAAACGACAGTTTTTAAGAAACTTTAGCTCTAACCGCTTTTCAAATGGAGCTTATGCAGAGCATGATGTTCTCTATAGAGAGATAAACACAGATTTCTTACTTAACTACGACAACACATTTGGAGACTTCTCAGTAGATATAAGTCTTGGTGGCAATCGTTTATCTCAAATGGCTTCTACTAAACAAATTCAAACGATAAACCTAGCACAACCTGGGATTTTTAGTCTTAATAATGCCGCTTCTCCTATAGAAGCATTTGGGTTTGAGTCGGAAAAGCGTATCAATTCATTTTATGGTGTTGCAAAGCTAGGTTATAAGAACTTTTTATATCTAGACATTACAGGTCGTAATGACTGGTCAAGTGCACTGGCAACCCCTTTTAGTGCAGATAATACTTCATTTTTCTATCCATCTGCAAGTCTAAGTTTTATAGGTTCTAATATATGGGATCTTCCAGAAGTAGTGAGTTATTTACAACTAAGAGCAAGTGTTGCACAAGTAGGTAATGACACTAATCCTTTCCAAACCTCTGGCGCTTTTATCTCACAAACTCCTTTTGAAGGACAGCCTACTTCTAGTGCGCAAAATTTTATACCCAATCCTAATTTAAAGCCAGAGTTTACTACCTCTTATGAAGTAGGTACGGACGCTCGCTTTTTTAGAAATCGTTTAAATATTGATTTTACTTACTATAATACACTAACAGAAGATCAGATTGTATCTCTCCCTATCGCTATTTCCTCTGGTTTTAACCAGCAAGTAGTAAATGGTGGAGCAGTAAGAACTACAGGGATAGAAGTTATTGCTAGCATTACTCCTATTGTAAATGAAAATTTTAAATGGAATACCACACTCAACTTTAGCACAAATAAGTCTGTGGTAGAGAGTATACCTCAATCTGGAGGTCGTCTTACTTTAGGCTTTAGTCGTATTTATGATAGTGCAAATCAAACTGTCTTTTTTCAGGTAGAAGAAGGTGGCGAGGTAGGAGATATTTATGGCACTGGCTATTTACGTAACGATAACGGAGAATTTATTATAGACGATGAAGGTGGTTTTATAGAAGATAATAATTTAAAAAAACTAGGAAACTATACTCCAGATTTCAACTTAGGTTGGAATAATGAATTTCGTTTTAAACAATGGAACGCTTCCTTCTTATTAGACTGGCGTCAAGGAGGAGAGATTGTTTCTCGCACGCGCGCACTAGGTAATGTAGGAGGGCAGCTAGCCGAAACTTCTTTTCGTCCAGAAGATGGCATTATAGCTCAAGGGGTTGTTAATACAGGCACTGCTGCAAATCCTAATTTTACGCCTAATACAACAGCAGTCACTGCCGAAAATTATTACCGCCAGTTCTATAATCGCAATCATGAAGAAAATAATATTTATGATGCTTCCTTTCTTAAGCTTAGACAGTTTTCTGTAGGATATTCATTCAAATTAAAAGAGGGCTTCATCGGACTTAAAGAAGGTATCGATGTCGATCTTTCAGTGATAGGTCGCAATCTTTTTGCCATCACAGAAAATCCACATTTTGATCCTGAGCAACTTGCAGTGCAGGGACAAGGGTTTGTAAGCGGTGTAGAAGATTTGAGCTATGCCACAACAAGAAGCTTCGGATTTAAAGCTGGATTTAATTTTTAA
- a CDS encoding M90 family metallopeptidase produces the protein MILFIAGAALFIFMGYGLFTLSRKRTPKQFPVAWEEILSNEVLFYQKLPAEKQAFFKKRMMAFLAEVNVEAVQFEITDRDKIYVAASAVIPIFNFGEWHYNNLDTVLIYPDYFNANLEFHSEGEDRNIGGMVGSGQFENHMILSRKALVFGFTNKTDKGNTAVHEFVHLLDKMDGVVDGVPEQLLGKEYIMPWLDLMYKEMDAINNDESDIRKYGGTSEIEFFAVASEYFFERPALFKRKHPELYKMLEMCFMGNKSA, from the coding sequence ATGATTTTATTTATAGCTGGTGCAGCTCTTTTTATTTTTATGGGCTATGGTCTTTTTACGCTTTCGCGAAAGCGTACCCCAAAACAATTCCCTGTAGCCTGGGAGGAGATTTTAAGTAACGAGGTGTTATTTTACCAGAAATTACCTGCAGAGAAACAAGCATTTTTTAAAAAGCGCATGATGGCTTTCCTCGCAGAAGTAAATGTGGAGGCTGTGCAATTTGAAATTACAGATAGAGATAAGATTTATGTCGCTGCAAGTGCTGTTATTCCCATATTCAACTTTGGGGAGTGGCATTATAATAACCTTGACACGGTTCTAATCTACCCAGATTATTTTAATGCAAACTTGGAGTTTCACTCAGAGGGAGAGGATAGAAACATAGGTGGTATGGTGGGTTCTGGGCAATTTGAGAATCATATGATTTTATCGCGTAAAGCGCTCGTATTTGGATTTACAAATAAAACAGACAAAGGAAATACAGCTGTGCATGAATTTGTTCATTTACTTGATAAAATGGATGGTGTGGTAGATGGTGTTCCAGAGCAGTTGCTTGGGAAAGAATATATTATGCCATGGCTTGATCTCATGTATAAGGAGATGGATGCTATAAATAATGATGAGTCTGATATACGGAAGTATGGAGGGACTAGTGAGATTGAGTTTTTTGCGGTGGCTTCTGAGTATTTTTTCGAGCGTCCAGCATTGTTTAAGAGAAAACATCCAGAGCTCTATAAAATGCTAGAAATGTGTTTTATGGGCAATAAATCGGCTTAG
- a CDS encoding arsenosugar biosynthesis-associated peroxidase-like protein, protein MADQYYDPKDLRKFGKITEWSEELGTKFFDYYGKVFEEGALTAREKSLIALAVAHTEQCPYCIDAYTKDGLQKGITKEEMMEAVHVGAAIKSGATLVHGVMMMNKVNKLDG, encoded by the coding sequence ATGGCAGATCAATATTACGACCCAAAAGATTTAAGAAAATTCGGAAAAATCACAGAGTGGAGTGAAGAGTTAGGAACTAAGTTTTTTGACTACTACGGTAAAGTTTTTGAAGAAGGAGCACTCACTGCGCGTGAGAAATCGCTCATCGCGCTTGCCGTTGCTCACACTGAGCAGTGCCCATATTGCATAGACGCATATACTAAAGACGGCCTACAGAAAGGAATCACTAAGGAAGAGATGATGGAGGCTGTGCACGTAGGTGCCGCTATAAAAAGTGGTGCGACGCTGGTACACGGCGTGATGATGATGAATAAAGTAAATAAACTAGACGGGTAG
- a CDS encoding alpha/beta hydrolase, which produces MRPYIYITIAILGVTMLSCSSTKHKNISYLGEEIISTSQAENLEAPTLNIYEPSGNQEKTPVLIYVHGGNWNQGKKEIYWWLGRNFAQKDILAVLPGYTLSPNATYDDQAAQIAKAIAWTKENAARYGGDPERIFVTGHSAGGHLGALAVMNPKYNINPDDISGIILNDAAGLDMYHYLSENPPSASDNYNTTWTTNPKLWKDASPIYFINDKTPPILSYLGSKTYPSITVANNRFKEALIKFQPNARRITLDKKHVPMITQYIFGSNNRYDEIIQFMSGQE; this is translated from the coding sequence ATGCGTCCATATATCTATATAACAATTGCAATTTTAGGTGTGACTATGTTGAGCTGTTCAAGTACTAAACATAAAAACATCTCTTACCTAGGTGAAGAAATTATAAGCACTAGTCAAGCAGAAAATCTTGAGGCACCTACGCTTAATATTTATGAACCTTCTGGCAATCAAGAAAAAACACCCGTACTTATTTATGTGCACGGTGGTAACTGGAATCAAGGCAAAAAAGAAATATACTGGTGGTTGGGACGCAACTTTGCGCAAAAAGATATTCTTGCTGTACTGCCAGGATACACGCTTAGTCCTAACGCTACTTATGATGATCAAGCTGCGCAAATTGCAAAAGCAATAGCGTGGACAAAGGAAAACGCTGCTCGATATGGCGGAGATCCTGAAAGGATTTTTGTCACGGGACATTCGGCTGGCGGACACCTTGGGGCACTGGCGGTAATGAATCCTAAGTACAATATCAATCCAGATGATATTTCTGGGATTATCCTTAATGATGCAGCTGGACTTGATATGTATCATTACTTGAGTGAGAACCCTCCAAGTGCGAGTGATAATTACAATACCACGTGGACTACTAATCCTAAGTTGTGGAAAGATGCCTCTCCCATATATTTCATTAATGATAAAACGCCACCTATACTCAGTTATTTAGGCAGTAAAACATATCCTTCTATTACGGTGGCAAATAATCGCTTTAAAGAAGCGCTCATTAAATTTCAGCCAAATGCACGCAGGATCACGCTAGACAAAAAGCATGTACCTATGATTACTCAATATATTTTTGGTTCAAATAATAGGTATGATGAGATTATACAATTTATGAGTGGGCAAGAGTAG
- the arsS gene encoding arsenosugar biosynthesis radical SAM (seleno)protein ArsS (Some members of this family are selenoproteins.) produces the protein MSATKSLKKEGSELAQANKQIEILSNGIFKDELPTFAKKIKETNQLPLRPNKLEILQINVGYMCNQVCDHCHVDAGPDRKEIMTWETMEQCLEVIRNTGAHTLDLTGGAPEMNPHFRRFVEEASKAGIKDFIVRSNLTIIRANKKYYDLPDFFKKHNVHVISSMPHWTRGKTDKQRGDGVFDKSIKALQELNERGYGMPGSDLRLDLVYNPSGAFLPGDQASMEKDFKKALMEDFNIQFHNLFAITNLPIARFLDYLIASENYEDYMYQLVEAYNPAAVENVMCKNTISISWDGYLFDCDFNQMLELPVASSVKHIKDYNEDLLNDRNIMISQHCYGCTAGAGSSCQGTVA, from the coding sequence ATGTCAGCAACAAAATCACTGAAGAAAGAAGGTAGCGAACTCGCACAAGCAAACAAGCAGATAGAAATTTTATCTAATGGTATTTTTAAGGACGAACTACCTACGTTTGCTAAAAAAATAAAAGAGACCAACCAGCTACCGTTACGCCCTAACAAACTAGAAATACTCCAAATAAACGTGGGGTATATGTGTAATCAAGTGTGTGATCACTGTCACGTAGATGCTGGCCCAGATCGCAAGGAGATTATGACTTGGGAGACTATGGAGCAATGTCTAGAAGTGATACGCAACACAGGAGCTCACACGCTAGATCTTACTGGTGGCGCACCAGAGATGAATCCGCATTTTAGACGTTTTGTAGAAGAAGCGAGTAAGGCTGGGATTAAAGACTTCATTGTGCGTTCTAACCTTACCATTATACGTGCAAATAAAAAGTACTACGATCTCCCAGATTTCTTTAAAAAACACAATGTACACGTCATCTCATCTATGCCACACTGGACACGTGGTAAAACAGACAAGCAGCGTGGTGATGGTGTTTTTGACAAGTCTATAAAAGCATTACAAGAGCTTAACGAGCGTGGCTACGGTATGCCTGGAAGCGACTTAAGACTAGACCTAGTTTACAATCCATCTGGAGCTTTCTTACCGGGAGACCAGGCAAGTATGGAGAAGGATTTTAAAAAGGCGCTTATGGAGGATTTTAATATCCAGTTCCACAACCTTTTTGCAATCACAAACTTACCTATAGCACGATTTTTAGATTACCTCATCGCATCAGAAAACTATGAGGATTATATGTATCAACTTGTAGAGGCATATAACCCTGCCGCAGTAGAAAATGTAATGTGTAAAAACACAATTTCAATAAGCTGGGATGGCTATTTATTTGATTGTGATTTTAATCAAATGCTAGAATTACCAGTGGCGAGTAGTGTAAAGCACATTAAAGATTATAATGAAGATTTACTTAATGATCGTAACATTATGATCTCTCAGCACTGTTATGGTTGTACTGCAGGCGCAGGAAGTAGTTGTCAAGGAACTGTTGCTTAA
- a CDS encoding type III pantothenate kinase, translating into MQLIIDVGNTRVKTAVFNGDVLQAWHHFLLKDFVEEVGEFAGLYPIKKAIISSVGRLSEEQARSVQLRFPTIILSHKTPLPFSNDYGTPHTLGVDRIALVSAFAKAYPKKNGLIIDAGTCITYDFITAEGSYKGGAISPGLRLRYETLNNLTANLPLLEKQMPEHIVGTSTDEAIHSGVVQGVLLEIDGAINHYKEHYNVEIVIITGGDAEFLAKRLKNSIFAHSKFLLEGLNYILTYQND; encoded by the coding sequence ATGCAGCTTATTATTGATGTAGGGAACACGAGAGTCAAGACGGCTGTTTTTAATGGCGATGTGTTACAGGCTTGGCACCACTTCCTTCTTAAAGACTTTGTAGAAGAAGTAGGTGAATTTGCGGGATTATATCCTATTAAGAAGGCTATTATATCTTCTGTAGGTAGGCTTTCTGAAGAGCAAGCGCGATCAGTGCAGCTTAGATTTCCTACTATAATACTCAGTCATAAAACACCACTTCCATTTAGTAATGATTACGGCACTCCACATACATTGGGAGTAGATAGAATAGCGCTAGTTTCCGCTTTCGCGAAAGCGTATCCTAAAAAAAATGGTCTCATTATAGATGCAGGTACTTGTATCACCTATGATTTTATTACTGCAGAAGGCTCTTATAAGGGAGGGGCAATATCTCCAGGACTACGATTGCGTTATGAGACGTTAAATAACTTAACTGCAAATTTACCACTACTTGAAAAGCAAATGCCAGAGCATATTGTGGGGACGAGTACTGATGAAGCAATTCACTCTGGGGTAGTGCAAGGGGTTTTACTTGAAATAGACGGTGCAATAAATCATTATAAAGAGCATTATAATGTGGAAATAGTAATAATAACTGGTGGTGATGCCGAATTCTTGGCAAAACGATTAAAAAATAGCATCTTTGCGCACTCAAAATTTTTGCTAGAGGGCCTCAATTATATCTTAACATATCAGAATGATTAA
- a CDS encoding hemolysin family protein, translating into MGSFEVQIIVVCCSLLLSAFFSGMEIAYISANKIHIEIEKKQNDFLSIVLTRLTAKPSKFIATMLLGNNIALVVYGYFMGALLQGWLESLPFGENLIWLGTFVQEFSLLSQTIISTIVILITAEFLPKVFFQIYANKLLKFFAIPAYIFYLLFYFLSAFIIWVSDLVLKYLFKTDGDEVQLAFTKVELGNYISEQMESVNDQDDVDTEIQIFQNALEFSEVKSREVMLPRTEIIAVDERTTPAAINKIFIDTGLSKILVYKDTIDDIIGYVHSFELFKKPKTISSVLMPVVYVPETMLVKDVLNMLTKKRKSICVVIDEYGGTSGMMTVEDIVEELFGEIEDEHDTAELIEEQLGEDHYKLSARHEVDYLNETYKLNLPESENYETLGGLVVSHAEEIPQEGENIEIDGIIFHILETSNTKIELLEVRISKD; encoded by the coding sequence ATGGGCAGCTTTGAAGTCCAGATAATTGTCGTTTGTTGCTCATTACTATTGTCTGCATTCTTCTCAGGAATGGAGATTGCATACATCTCGGCAAATAAAATTCATATTGAGATAGAAAAAAAACAGAATGATTTTCTTTCTATTGTATTGACTCGGCTTACAGCCAAACCTTCTAAGTTTATCGCAACCATGTTGCTGGGCAATAATATTGCTTTGGTAGTTTATGGTTATTTTATGGGAGCACTCCTACAAGGGTGGCTTGAGAGTTTGCCTTTTGGCGAAAATTTGATATGGTTAGGTACATTCGTCCAAGAATTTAGTCTATTAAGTCAGACTATTATTTCTACAATTGTCATTCTAATTACGGCCGAATTTTTACCGAAAGTATTTTTTCAGATCTATGCAAACAAGCTGCTCAAGTTTTTTGCAATACCTGCCTATATCTTTTATCTGCTGTTTTATTTCTTAAGTGCTTTTATAATTTGGGTGTCAGACTTAGTGCTTAAATATTTGTTTAAAACAGATGGAGATGAGGTGCAGCTAGCTTTCACGAAAGTGGAATTGGGAAATTATATTTCTGAACAAATGGAATCTGTAAATGATCAAGATGATGTAGATACAGAAATCCAGATATTTCAAAATGCACTTGAATTTTCTGAGGTTAAGTCTAGAGAGGTGATGCTTCCTCGTACCGAAATTATCGCTGTAGATGAGCGCACTACTCCAGCAGCGATCAACAAGATATTTATTGATACGGGGTTATCTAAGATATTAGTCTACAAGGATACAATAGATGATATTATTGGGTATGTGCACTCTTTTGAGTTATTTAAAAAGCCTAAAACAATAAGTAGTGTTCTTATGCCTGTGGTGTATGTGCCAGAGACAATGCTTGTAAAAGATGTTCTTAATATGCTTACAAAAAAGCGCAAGAGTATTTGTGTAGTCATTGATGAGTATGGTGGTACAAGTGGCATGATGACGGTAGAAGATATTGTAGAAGAGCTTTTTGGTGAGATAGAAGACGAGCATGATACTGCAGAGCTTATAGAAGAACAGCTTGGAGAAGACCACTATAAACTTTCTGCAAGGCATGAGGTAGATTACCTTAATGAGACATATAAGTTAAACCTTCCAGAGAGTGAGAACTATGAAACCTTAGGTGGTTTAGTAGTGAGCCACGCAGAAGAAATACCACAAGAAGGAGAGAACATTGAGATAGATGGAATAATCTTTCATATTCTTGAGACTTCAAATACAAAAATTGAACTCTTGGAAGTCCGTATTTCTAAAGACTAA
- a CDS encoding DUF2064 domain-containing protein, protein MALFKELNRQTIATARKTGIPYVIFSENEQVGNTFGERFTNALTSVFDSGYDQVITVGNDTPHLSAGHILLAQEKLKQSALVIGPSTDGGCYLMGIKKKHFKPEQFKNLPWQSSKLGAIISDTLSRKRTNLYLLETLSDLDTFADLQQMLKEASTLSKRLLQLIQNIVNQGLSLDYHTTNRFFESLTKSHFNKGSPSLVRI, encoded by the coding sequence GTGGCTTTATTTAAAGAGCTCAATAGGCAAACTATTGCTACGGCACGCAAGACAGGAATTCCCTACGTTATTTTTTCTGAAAATGAGCAGGTAGGAAACACCTTTGGCGAGCGTTTTACAAATGCGCTTACCTCGGTTTTTGACAGTGGTTATGACCAAGTTATAACCGTAGGTAATGACACTCCGCATCTTTCGGCGGGGCATATACTTTTAGCACAAGAAAAGCTCAAACAATCTGCGCTTGTTATTGGCCCAAGTACAGATGGCGGCTGTTATCTAATGGGGATTAAAAAGAAACATTTTAAGCCTGAGCAATTTAAAAACCTACCGTGGCAGTCTAGTAAACTGGGGGCTATTATTTCTGATACGCTTTCGCGAAAGCGTACAAACCTTTACCTCCTTGAAACGCTCTCAGATCTTGACACATTTGCAGATTTACAGCAGATGCTCAAAGAGGCTTCCACATTATCAAAAAGACTATTACAACTTATACAAAACATAGTAAATCAAGGTCTTTCTCTTGATTACCATACTACAAACCGATTCTTTGAGTCGCTCACTAAAAGCCACTTTAACAAAGGATCACCTTCATTAGTTCGTATTTAA